A single Nicotiana tabacum cultivar K326 chromosome 5, ASM71507v2, whole genome shotgun sequence DNA region contains:
- the LOC107774763 gene encoding uncharacterized protein LOC107774763 encodes MSRSSFFRLHGCINCTIVTLILKVDSHVVVLEDKDVVKAIVEYVNRTGVEALIFGAARKDGFLRFKAKDIPGGVLKEVPDFCTVHIISKYEKITSTRPASRPAPFVHPPPHQFTNTGFANSRGRARNQEMEEIKRELQQIRAQFVELEQHTRTIIVMLSELYETIGRNHSPYSATPSSPPPPSPPPPCPVFVVIS; translated from the exons ATGTCGCGATCCAGTTTTTTCAGACTGCATGGATGTATTAACTGCACCATTGTTACCTTGATTCTTAAG GTAGATAGTCATGTTGTGGTGTTAGAGGACAAGGATGTAGTCAAAGCAATTGTTGAATATGTGAATAGAACTGGAGTAGAGGCATTGATTTTTGGTGCTGCAAGAAAAGACGGTTTTCTCAG ATTCAAAGCCAAAGACATTCCAGGAGGCGTATTAAAAGAGGTTCCTGATTTTTGTACTGTACATATCATCTCCAAATACGAAAAGATAACATCTACACGACCTGCTTCTCGTCCCGCTCCTTTTGTCCATCCACCACCTCACCAGTTCACCAACACTGGATTTGCTAATTCAAGAG GTAGAGCAAGAAATCAAGAAATGGAGGAAATCAAGAGAGAACTTCAACAAATAAGAGCTCAATTCGTCGAATTAGAGCAACATACGAGGACGATAATTGTTATGTTGTCCGAACTCTACGAGACTATTGGGAGGAACCACAGCCCCTATTCCGCAACACCATCATCTCCACCACCTCCTTCCCCTCCTCCTCCCTGTCCCGTATTTGTTGTAATCTCATAA